One genomic segment of Pseudomonas fortuita includes these proteins:
- a CDS encoding 5-oxoprolinase subunit PxpA yields MQVVDFNSDMGEGFGPWTIGDGVDSELMGYISTANIATGFHAGDPGTMRRTVERAKALGVAVGAHPGFRDLVGFGRRHINAPAQELVDDMLYQLGALREIARAQGVSLQHIKPHGALYMHLARDEEAARLLVENLRVIEPELLLYCMPGSVICRVAQALGQPVVREFYADREYDLSGSIVFTRNVRGHEPKAVAERVLRACQQGLVRTVEGQDLAIEFDSICLHSDTPGALDLVEATRRALDAAGIVVRAPR; encoded by the coding sequence ATGCAGGTGGTGGATTTCAACTCGGACATGGGTGAGGGATTTGGTCCGTGGACTATTGGCGACGGTGTCGACAGCGAGCTGATGGGCTATATAAGCACGGCCAACATCGCCACGGGCTTTCATGCCGGCGACCCCGGCACCATGCGCCGCACCGTCGAGCGGGCCAAGGCCCTCGGCGTGGCGGTGGGGGCGCACCCGGGCTTTCGCGACCTTGTCGGCTTTGGCCGCCGGCATATCAACGCGCCAGCCCAGGAACTGGTCGATGACATGCTCTATCAGCTGGGCGCACTGCGTGAAATTGCCCGTGCTCAGGGGGTGAGTCTGCAGCACATCAAACCCCACGGCGCGCTTTACATGCACCTGGCGCGCGACGAAGAAGCCGCCCGCCTGCTGGTGGAAAACCTGCGGGTGATCGAGCCGGAACTGCTGCTGTACTGCATGCCGGGCTCGGTGATCTGCCGTGTTGCCCAAGCACTTGGTCAACCGGTGGTTCGCGAGTTCTACGCCGACCGTGAGTACGACCTGAGCGGCTCGATCGTATTCACCCGCAATGTGCGGGGCCATGAGCCCAAGGCGGTCGCCGAGCGCGTGTTGCGGGCATGCCAGCAAGGCCTGGTGCGTACGGTCGAAGGGCAGGACCTGGCCATCGAATTCGACTCCATCTGCCTGCACAGCGATACCCCGGGTGCACTCGACCTGGTCGAGGCCACACGCAGGGCGCTGGACGCGGCCGGTATTGTGGTGCGTGCGCCACGCTGA
- a CDS encoding riboflavin synthase subunit alpha: MYTGIVQAVRPLLDVTTYPGHNQFTIDLTPELLDELKIGASVSVEGTCLSVTEIAGTQVRFDAMTATLERTNLRFFKAGQGVNIERSAKMNAEVGGHLMAGHIATTAEIVELSIKETGAFIKFRMPPEWGKYVFPRGFIGVNGCSLTVADVDDNVITINLIPETLRQTTFASYKAGDQLNIEVDHQTMVLVDVVERTIKGTLAREKLLP, encoded by the coding sequence ATGTACACCGGCATCGTTCAGGCCGTCCGCCCTCTGCTTGATGTGACCACCTACCCGGGCCACAACCAGTTCACGATCGACCTCACCCCGGAACTGCTCGACGAATTGAAGATCGGCGCCAGCGTCAGTGTCGAAGGCACCTGCCTGTCGGTCACCGAAATCGCCGGCACCCAAGTCAGGTTCGACGCCATGACCGCCACGCTCGAACGCACCAACCTACGCTTCTTCAAGGCGGGCCAGGGGGTCAACATTGAACGTTCGGCGAAAATGAACGCCGAAGTCGGTGGCCACCTGATGGCCGGCCATATCGCCACCACCGCCGAAATCGTCGAACTGTCGATCAAGGAAACCGGCGCCTTCATCAAGTTCCGCATGCCCCCGGAATGGGGCAAGTACGTGTTCCCACGCGGTTTCATCGGGGTCAATGGCTGCAGCCTGACCGTCGCCGATGTCGACGACAACGTCATCACCATCAACCTGATCCCGGAAACCCTGCGCCAGACCACTTTTGCCAGCTACAAGGCCGGCGATCAGCTCAATATCGAGGTCGATCACCAGACCATGGTGCTGGTTGATGTGGTAGAACGCACCATCAAAGGCACCCTGGCCCGCGAAAAACTGCTGCCCTGA
- the treS gene encoding maltose alpha-D-glucosyltransferase: protein MTQPDPSYVKWLEDRAMLKASQARASLYSGQSRLWQQPYAEAQPRRATEIASVWLTVYPDAIIAPQDCSVLGALAHEALWKRLSEIGIQGVHTGPIKLSGGIRGRELTPSVDGNFDRISFDIDPLYGSEQELVQMSRMAAAHNAVTIDDLIPSHTGKGADFRLAEMAHGPYPGLYHMVEIREEDWPLLPEVPAGRDSVNLLPAQCDELKARHYIVGQLQRVIFFEPGVKETDWSVTPPITGVDGKTRRWVYLHYFKDGQPSLNWLDPTFAAQQMIIGDALHALDCLGARGLRLDANGFLGVETRASGTAWSESHPLSIVGNQLIGGMIRKAGGFSFQELNLTLDDIAQMSKGGADLSYDFITRPAYQHALLTGDTEFLRLMLKEMHAFGIDPASLIHALQNHDELTVELVHFWTLHAHDMYLYKGQTLPGSILREHIREEIYERLSGEHAPYNLRFVTNGIACTTASLIAAALGIRDLEQIGAAEIELIQKVHLLLVMYNAMQPGVVALSGWDLVGALPLPAEAVAQRMLDGDTRWIHRGGYDLAGLAPQAEESVRGMPRARALYGSLDSQLEQGDSFACKVKKLLAVRQAYGIATSRQVLVPEVSSPGLLVMVHELPSGRGIQISALNFGQEVIAEELQLTGFTPGPVVDMINETVEGDLTEDGRLLVNLDPYEALCLRIVNSSGHV from the coding sequence ATGACCCAGCCCGACCCGTCATATGTCAAATGGCTCGAAGACCGCGCCATGCTCAAGGCTTCCCAGGCGCGCGCCAGCCTGTACTCAGGGCAGTCACGCCTGTGGCAGCAGCCCTACGCCGAAGCCCAGCCCCGCCGCGCCACCGAAATTGCCTCGGTCTGGTTGACCGTGTACCCCGACGCCATCATCGCCCCGCAAGACTGCTCCGTACTTGGCGCCCTGGCTCACGAAGCACTGTGGAAACGCCTGTCGGAGATCGGCATCCAGGGGGTGCACACTGGCCCGATCAAGCTGTCCGGCGGTATCCGTGGCCGCGAACTCACCCCCAGTGTGGACGGTAACTTCGACCGCATCAGCTTCGATATCGACCCGCTGTACGGCAGCGAACAAGAGCTGGTCCAGATGAGCCGCATGGCCGCCGCACACAACGCCGTTACCATCGACGACCTGATTCCCTCGCACACGGGCAAGGGCGCCGACTTCCGCTTGGCCGAGATGGCCCACGGGCCCTACCCGGGGCTGTACCACATGGTCGAAATCCGCGAGGAGGACTGGCCGCTGCTGCCTGAGGTGCCCGCCGGCCGCGATTCGGTCAACCTGCTGCCAGCCCAGTGCGACGAGCTCAAAGCCCGCCATTACATCGTCGGCCAGTTGCAACGGGTGATCTTCTTCGAGCCCGGTGTGAAGGAAACCGACTGGAGCGTCACGCCGCCCATCACCGGTGTCGACGGCAAAACCCGTCGCTGGGTTTACCTGCACTATTTCAAGGACGGCCAACCCTCACTGAACTGGCTAGACCCGACCTTCGCCGCCCAGCAAATGATCATTGGCGATGCCTTGCACGCCCTTGACTGCCTGGGCGCGCGCGGTCTGCGCCTGGACGCCAATGGCTTTCTGGGGGTGGAAACGCGGGCCAGCGGCACCGCCTGGTCAGAAAGCCACCCGCTGTCGATCGTCGGCAATCAGTTGATCGGCGGGATGATACGCAAGGCGGGTGGCTTCAGCTTCCAGGAACTGAACCTGACCCTGGACGACATCGCGCAGATGTCCAAAGGGGGGGCGGACCTGTCCTATGACTTCATCACCCGACCGGCCTATCAGCATGCGCTGCTGACCGGTGATACCGAGTTCCTGCGCCTGATGCTCAAGGAAATGCACGCCTTCGGCATCGACCCCGCCTCGCTGATCCATGCCCTGCAGAACCACGACGAGCTGACGGTGGAGCTGGTGCATTTCTGGACCCTGCACGCCCACGACATGTACCTGTACAAGGGCCAGACCTTGCCAGGGAGTATTTTGCGTGAGCATATCCGTGAAGAAATCTACGAACGCCTCTCGGGCGAGCACGCCCCCTACAACCTGCGCTTCGTCACCAATGGCATTGCCTGCACCACGGCCAGCCTGATCGCCGCAGCGTTGGGCATCCGCGACCTTGAGCAAATCGGTGCGGCCGAAATCGAGCTGATTCAGAAAGTGCATCTGCTGCTGGTCATGTACAACGCCATGCAGCCTGGGGTGGTCGCGCTGTCCGGCTGGGACCTGGTCGGCGCCCTGCCCTTGCCCGCCGAAGCGGTCGCGCAGCGGATGCTGGATGGCGATACCCGCTGGATTCATCGAGGCGGTTACGACCTGGCCGGGCTCGCCCCACAGGCGGAGGAGTCAGTGCGCGGAATGCCGCGGGCTCGGGCATTGTATGGCAGCCTCGACAGCCAGCTGGAACAGGGTGATTCGTTTGCCTGCAAAGTGAAGAAGCTGCTGGCCGTGCGGCAGGCCTATGGCATCGCCACCAGCCGCCAGGTGCTGGTGCCTGAGGTCAGTAGCCCGGGGTTGCTGGTCATGGTTCATGAACTGCCATCCGGGCGCGGTATCCAGATCAGCGCACTGAACTTTGGCCAGGAAGTTATTGCCGAGGAGTTGCAGTTGACCGGGTTTACGCCGGGGCCGGTCGTGGACATGATCAACGAAACGGTCGAAGGGGACCTGACCGAAGACGGGCGATTGCTGGTGAACCTGGACCCGTACGAGGCACTGTGCCTGCGAATCGTCAACAGCAGTGGACATGTGTAA
- the icmH gene encoding type IVB secretion system protein IcmH/DotU, with the protein MPGPSDLPPVKPDSAVDAHDASERSVYAMLEVPEGSDSPYPADQGQRAGDPDFEGYPGDPEFQLRGGFENLMLDAASPLFGLVIRLRTLDDLPNIAYVHKTVQNQVSNIREEIQQHGYPIVHQEVYSYALCLYLDEAVMSRPWGNNSCWSHEPLLSIFHDETQGGEKIFVLLERVMQAPKEFQDVLEFLYYCFCLGLRGKHALDPKCEDIINALISRMHTVIRELRGPLPQEVCDPYTNVVHCPHRPRRWEWPWWSPLVISAVAMVCAYSYYSYRLDLLTAEVLESLDAILQQ; encoded by the coding sequence ATGCCCGGCCCATCCGATCTGCCTCCGGTAAAACCCGACAGCGCTGTCGATGCCCATGACGCTTCAGAACGCAGCGTTTACGCGATGCTCGAAGTGCCGGAGGGTAGCGATTCACCCTATCCGGCTGACCAGGGGCAGCGAGCAGGTGACCCGGATTTTGAAGGTTACCCCGGCGACCCGGAGTTCCAGCTGCGTGGCGGCTTCGAAAACCTGATGCTCGACGCGGCGAGCCCGCTGTTCGGTCTGGTCATTCGCCTGCGCACGCTGGATGACCTGCCCAACATCGCCTATGTGCACAAGACCGTGCAAAACCAGGTCAGCAACATCCGCGAAGAAATCCAGCAGCACGGCTACCCCATCGTGCACCAGGAAGTCTATTCCTATGCCCTGTGCCTGTATCTGGACGAGGCCGTGATGAGCCGCCCCTGGGGCAACAATTCGTGCTGGAGCCACGAGCCGCTGCTCAGCATCTTCCACGACGAAACCCAGGGCGGCGAAAAGATCTTCGTGCTGCTCGAACGGGTCATGCAGGCGCCCAAGGAATTCCAGGATGTCCTGGAGTTCCTGTACTACTGCTTCTGCCTGGGCCTGCGGGGCAAGCACGCCCTCGACCCCAAGTGCGAAGACATCATCAACGCCCTGATCTCGCGCATGCACACGGTCATCCGCGAACTGCGTGGCCCCCTGCCGCAAGAGGTGTGCGACCCCTACACCAACGTCGTTCATTGCCCCCACCGCCCGCGACGCTGGGAGTGGCCCTGGTGGAGCCCGCTGGTGATCTCGGCCGTCGCCATGGTCTGCGCTTACAGCTACTACAGCTACCGCCTCGACCTGCTCACCGCCGAAGTCCTGGAATCGCTCGACGCGATTCTGCAGCAGTAG
- the hemB gene encoding porphobilinogen synthase, with translation MSNQFPSVRPRRLRQNESLRTIFQETEFRLEDLILPIFVEEGIDDFVPITSMPGVNRIPEKLLAREIERYARAGIKSVMTFGVSHNLDATGSDTWNENGLVARMSRICKDTVPEMVAMSDTCFCEYTSHGHCGVLHDHGVDNDATLANLGRQAVIAAAAGADFIAPSAAMDGQVQAIRRALDGAGFHDTAIMAYSTKFASSLYGPFREAGGTALKGDRKSYQMNPMNRREAVRESLLDEQEGADVLMVKPAGAYLDVIADIRAASRLPLAAYQVSGEYAMIKFGGLAGAIDEGRVVRESIGAIKRAGADLILTYFAMDLAREGI, from the coding sequence ATGTCCAACCAATTCCCGTCCGTTCGTCCACGCCGCCTGCGCCAGAACGAGTCCCTGCGCACGATCTTCCAGGAAACCGAATTCCGCCTGGAAGACCTGATCCTGCCGATCTTTGTCGAAGAGGGCATCGATGACTTCGTGCCGATTACCAGCATGCCCGGGGTCAACCGCATCCCCGAGAAGCTGCTGGCCCGGGAAATCGAACGCTATGCCCGCGCCGGTATCAAGTCGGTGATGACCTTTGGCGTATCGCACAACCTGGACGCCACCGGCAGCGACACCTGGAACGAAAACGGCCTGGTCGCGCGCATGTCGCGCATCTGCAAGGACACCGTGCCGGAAATGGTGGCGATGTCCGACACCTGCTTCTGCGAATACACCAGCCACGGCCACTGCGGCGTACTGCATGACCATGGCGTGGACAACGATGCCACCCTGGCCAACCTGGGCAGGCAGGCGGTCATTGCCGCCGCTGCCGGTGCCGACTTCATCGCCCCCTCGGCAGCAATGGACGGCCAGGTCCAGGCCATCCGTCGCGCGCTGGATGGTGCCGGGTTCCATGACACCGCGATCATGGCCTACTCCACCAAGTTCGCCTCGTCGCTGTACGGCCCGTTCCGTGAAGCCGGTGGCACCGCGCTGAAGGGCGACCGCAAGAGCTACCAGATGAACCCCATGAACCGCCGCGAAGCGGTGCGCGAATCGCTGCTGGACGAACAGGAAGGGGCGGACGTGCTGATGGTCAAGCCGGCCGGTGCCTACCTTGACGTGATCGCCGACATCCGCGCCGCCTCGCGCCTGCCATTGGCGGCGTATCAGGTGAGTGGTGAGTACGCAATGATCAAGTTCGGCGGCCTCGCGGGCGCCATCGATGAAGGCCGGGTGGTGCGTGAAAGCATCGGCGCGATCAAGCGTGCCGGTGCCGACCTGATCCTGACCTACTTCGCCATGGACCTGGCGCGCGAAGGTATCTGA
- a CDS encoding YoaK family protein, which produces MLPNALPARTARRLRLQVLRGRVGLGLVAGLSVLAGMTDAIGLLALGDFVSFMSGNTTRLAVAISEADLALVLRLSGAILGFVAGNALGVLLARGLRRRAWPVLLMVAVLLAFAAAWPLAATFPALLAATLAMGMINAVVEQVNGLPIGLTYVTGALSRFGRGLGRWLMGERRNGWRVQLVPWAGMLLGAALGAWLQQRLGLQALAGSCALACVLALVSRFIPRGWQRGYMPR; this is translated from the coding sequence ATGCTGCCCAACGCCCTTCCCGCGCGCACGGCCAGGCGGCTACGCCTGCAAGTGTTGCGTGGCCGTGTCGGCCTTGGCCTGGTCGCTGGTTTGTCAGTGCTGGCTGGCATGACCGATGCCATCGGCCTGCTGGCGTTGGGCGACTTCGTGTCGTTCATGAGTGGCAATACCACACGCCTGGCCGTGGCCATCAGTGAGGCAGACCTTGCGCTGGTGCTGCGCCTGAGTGGCGCGATACTGGGCTTCGTCGCTGGCAATGCGCTGGGCGTGCTGCTGGCCCGTGGCTTGCGCCGCCGGGCCTGGCCCGTGTTGCTGATGGTTGCGGTACTGCTGGCGTTCGCAGCGGCGTGGCCGTTGGCGGCCACCTTCCCGGCATTGTTGGCCGCCACGCTGGCCATGGGCATGATCAATGCCGTGGTTGAACAGGTGAACGGCCTGCCTATCGGCCTGACTTACGTCACCGGCGCCCTGTCCCGCTTCGGCCGTGGCCTGGGCCGTTGGCTGATGGGCGAACGGCGCAACGGCTGGCGGGTGCAGCTGGTGCCCTGGGCCGGCATGCTGCTGGGGGCCGCGTTGGGCGCCTGGTTGCAGCAGCGCCTGGGCCTGCAGGCACTGGCTGGCAGTTGCGCGCTGGCCTGCGTGCTGGCCCTGGTGTCGCGGTTCATACCGCGCGGCTGGCAGCGTGGCTACATGCCGCGCTGA
- a CDS encoding 5-oxoprolinase subunit C family protein: MIKVLKPGLATSVQDLGREGYYHLGIPPSGALDQYALRAANHLVGNPAGAAALECALVGPELEFQQDALVAVCGAQMPALLEGREQRPDTAFAVRAGQVLRFGFPTAGARAYLAVAGGIDVPEVLGSRSTYALGALGGFQGRKLMAGDVLPVGVPSGTTRAGASLPMALRQALGGEVVVRVVPGLYFHRLTEDAAQSFFTQAWTVGSEADRIGYRYKGGSALGFQPREQPFGAGSDPSNIVDSCYPIGSIQVPAGLEPIILHRDAVSGGGYAMIGTVISADLDLIGQMQPNQQARFLAVSLEQALEARRSYKKKLACLARLFG; encoded by the coding sequence ATGATCAAGGTACTCAAACCCGGCCTGGCCACCTCGGTGCAGGACCTGGGCCGTGAAGGCTACTACCACCTGGGCATTCCGCCGTCCGGTGCACTCGACCAGTACGCCCTGCGCGCGGCCAACCACCTGGTGGGCAACCCAGCGGGCGCAGCCGCCCTTGAGTGTGCGCTGGTGGGGCCGGAGCTGGAGTTCCAGCAGGATGCGCTGGTGGCGGTATGCGGTGCACAGATGCCCGCTTTGCTGGAGGGCCGCGAGCAGCGCCCCGACACGGCATTTGCGGTGCGCGCCGGGCAGGTGCTGCGCTTCGGCTTTCCCACGGCGGGCGCCCGTGCCTACCTGGCCGTGGCCGGTGGTATCGATGTACCTGAGGTGCTCGGTAGCCGCTCCACCTACGCGCTGGGGGCATTGGGCGGGTTCCAGGGGCGCAAGCTGATGGCAGGTGACGTGCTGCCGGTTGGTGTGCCCAGCGGCACGACCCGCGCCGGCGCAAGCCTGCCCATGGCCCTGCGCCAGGCCCTGGGCGGCGAGGTGGTGGTGCGGGTGGTGCCGGGGCTGTACTTTCATCGCCTGACCGAAGACGCAGCACAAAGCTTCTTTACGCAGGCCTGGACAGTCGGCTCCGAAGCGGACCGTATCGGCTATCGCTACAAAGGCGGCAGCGCCTTGGGTTTCCAGCCGCGGGAGCAACCGTTCGGTGCCGGCTCGGACCCGTCCAACATCGTCGACAGCTGCTACCCGATCGGTTCTATCCAGGTGCCAGCGGGGCTGGAACCGATCATCCTGCACCGTGATGCGGTATCGGGTGGCGGCTACGCCATGATCGGCACGGTGATCAGCGCCGACCTCGACCTGATCGGCCAGATGCAGCCCAACCAGCAGGCAAGGTTCCTGGCGGTGAGCCTGGAGCAGGCGCTGGAGGCGCGGCGATCATACAAGAAGAAACTGGCCTGCCTGGCCAGGCTCTTTGGCTGA
- a CDS encoding LysR family transcriptional regulator produces the protein MSLTLRQVRYFVATAEIGQISQAAIHLNISQSAVTTAIKELEAMLGVMLFQRSAQGMSLTEAGRHFLNRAYVILRSVDDALNSPLPNVRASGLLRLAASYTVIGYFLPHHLQRLEHWHPDVTLELYEQERSAIEQGLLEGRFDMAVVLTANLTHPDIVSETLFNSERRLWLPGHHALCERSAVSLADVACEPFILLTVDEAEQSAMRYWELAGQRPSVRVRTSSVEAVRSMVANGSGVAILSDLVHRPWSLEGKRIETVTISDPVTPMSVGLAWHRERAFSPAMQAVRNYFHDAFLAPQQLSARR, from the coding sequence GTGTCATTGACCCTGCGTCAGGTCCGCTACTTCGTTGCCACCGCCGAGATCGGCCAGATTTCCCAGGCAGCCATCCACCTGAACATCTCTCAGTCGGCGGTGACTACGGCGATCAAGGAACTGGAAGCCATGCTTGGCGTGATGCTGTTCCAGCGCTCGGCCCAAGGCATGAGCCTGACCGAGGCCGGCCGCCACTTCCTGAACCGCGCCTACGTGATCCTGCGCAGTGTTGACGACGCGCTGAACAGCCCGCTGCCGAACGTGCGCGCCAGCGGCCTGCTGCGCCTGGCGGCAAGCTATACGGTGATCGGCTACTTCCTGCCACACCATCTGCAGCGTCTGGAACACTGGCACCCCGATGTGACCCTGGAGCTGTACGAGCAGGAGCGCAGCGCCATCGAGCAGGGTTTGCTGGAGGGACGTTTCGACATGGCGGTCGTGCTCACCGCCAACCTCACCCACCCCGACATTGTCTCGGAGACACTGTTCAACTCCGAGCGACGGCTGTGGCTGCCTGGCCACCATGCGCTGTGCGAGCGCTCGGCGGTAAGCCTGGCCGATGTCGCCTGTGAGCCGTTCATCCTGTTGACTGTCGATGAGGCCGAGCAAAGCGCCATGCGTTATTGGGAACTGGCCGGGCAGCGCCCGAGCGTGCGGGTGCGGACCAGTTCGGTGGAAGCCGTGCGCAGCATGGTTGCCAATGGCAGTGGTGTGGCGATCTTGTCAGATCTGGTGCACAGGCCTTGGTCGCTGGAGGGCAAGCGCATCGAGACGGTGACCATCAGCGACCCGGTCACACCCATGAGTGTAGGGCTGGCCTGGCACCGTGAGCGGGCATTCAGCCCGGCGATGCAGGCCGTGCGTAATTACTTCCATGATGCGTTCCTGGCGCCCCAGCAGTTGTCCGCCCGGCGCTGA
- the proP gene encoding glycine betaine/L-proline transporter ProP yields the protein MKPRKKRVQPIGLKDITIVDDAKMKKAITAAALGNAMEWFDFGVYGFVAYALGKVFFPNADPSVQMIAALATFSVPFLIRPLGGLFFGALGDKFGRQKILAATIVIMSLSTFAIGLIPSYASIGIWAPILLLLAKMAQGFSVGGEYTGASIFVAEYAPDRKRGFLGSWLDFGSIAGFVLGAGVVVLISTILGEEKFLEWGWRLPFFLALPLGIIGLYLRHALEETPAFQQHVDKLEQGDREGLASGPKVSFKEVATQHWRSLVTCIGVVIATNVTYYMLLTYMPSYLSHNLHYSEDHGVLIIIAIMVGMLFVQPVIGLLSDKFGRRPFIIVGSVGLFALAIPAFMLINSGVLGVIFAGLLIIAVLLNFFIGVMASTLPAMFPTHIRYSALAAAFNISVLIAGLTPTLTAWLVESTGDLYMPAYYLMVIAAIGLLTGLTMKETANKPLRGAAPAASDIDEARELLQEHHDNIEQKIEDIDAQIAELEAKRQTLAQQHPRID from the coding sequence ATGAAACCTCGCAAGAAACGCGTCCAGCCAATCGGGCTGAAGGACATCACCATCGTCGACGACGCCAAGATGAAGAAGGCCATCACCGCTGCCGCGCTGGGCAATGCGATGGAGTGGTTCGACTTTGGCGTATACGGCTTCGTGGCTTATGCCCTGGGCAAGGTGTTTTTCCCCAACGCCGACCCCAGTGTGCAGATGATCGCAGCGCTGGCCACCTTCTCGGTGCCGTTCCTGATCCGGCCGTTGGGCGGGTTGTTCTTCGGCGCATTGGGCGACAAGTTCGGGCGGCAGAAAATCCTCGCCGCCACCATCGTCATCATGTCGCTCAGCACCTTTGCCATCGGCCTTATACCGTCTTATGCCAGCATCGGCATCTGGGCGCCCATCCTGTTGCTGCTGGCCAAGATGGCCCAGGGTTTTTCGGTGGGCGGCGAGTACACAGGCGCGTCGATCTTCGTGGCCGAATACGCCCCCGACCGCAAGCGGGGTTTTCTCGGTAGCTGGCTGGACTTCGGCTCGATTGCCGGCTTTGTGCTGGGCGCGGGGGTGGTGGTGCTGATTTCCACCATACTGGGCGAAGAAAAGTTCCTTGAATGGGGATGGCGCCTGCCGTTCTTCCTGGCCTTGCCGCTTGGCATCATCGGCCTTTACCTGCGCCATGCGCTGGAAGAAACACCCGCGTTCCAGCAGCATGTCGACAAGCTGGAGCAGGGCGACCGCGAAGGCCTGGCCTCCGGCCCCAAGGTGTCGTTCAAGGAAGTGGCCACACAGCACTGGCGCAGCCTGGTGACCTGCATCGGCGTGGTGATTGCCACCAACGTCACCTATTACATGCTGCTGACCTACATGCCGAGCTATCTGTCGCACAACCTGCATTACAGCGAAGACCATGGCGTGCTGATCATCATTGCGATCATGGTTGGCATGCTGTTCGTGCAGCCTGTGATCGGCCTGCTCAGCGACAAGTTCGGCCGCCGGCCGTTCATTATCGTGGGCAGTGTCGGCCTGTTCGCCCTGGCCATCCCGGCGTTCATGCTGATCAACAGCGGCGTGCTGGGGGTGATTTTTGCCGGGCTGCTGATCATTGCCGTGCTGCTGAACTTCTTCATCGGTGTGATGGCCTCGACGCTGCCGGCTATGTTCCCTACGCACATCCGCTACAGCGCCTTGGCGGCTGCTTTCAACATTTCGGTGCTGATCGCCGGGCTCACCCCGACGCTCACTGCCTGGCTGGTGGAGAGCACGGGCGACCTGTACATGCCGGCCTACTACCTGATGGTGATCGCAGCTATTGGCTTGCTGACTGGGTTGACCATGAAGGAAACCGCCAACAAGCCGCTGCGCGGCGCGGCACCGGCGGCATCGGACATTGATGAAGCGCGCGAGCTGTTGCAGGAGCACCACGACAACATCGAGCAAAAGATCGAAGACATCGATGCGCAGATCGCCGAGCTGGAAGCCAAGCGCCAGACCCTGGCACAGCAGCACCCGCGCATTGATTGA
- a CDS encoding 5-oxoprolinase subunit B family protein produces the protein MAEPLATTPIRYSFGADEHLFAEVSESMSLEAFFKGMAVTRAVERLALDGVLDVCLANASFQIRFDPDRIAPQALLEAVQGAEAQAVAERSLQTRIIEIPVLYNDPWTHETLMRFRDRHQDPASTDLEYAARINGLADVDAFIAAHSGAPWFVSMVGFVAGLPFMFQMVERDRQLQVPKYLRPRTDTPKLTLGHGGCFGCIYSVRGAGGYQMFGVTPAPIYDPGQTLNYLKAHMVFFRPGDIVQFKPIDRRAYDQAVADVEEGRFDLRIRPVEFSLDAFLADPVGYPKSLQEVLA, from the coding sequence ATGGCCGAACCGCTTGCTACAACCCCGATCCGCTACAGCTTCGGCGCCGACGAGCACCTGTTTGCCGAAGTCAGCGAAAGCATGTCGCTGGAAGCTTTCTTCAAGGGCATGGCCGTCACCCGCGCAGTGGAGCGGCTGGCGCTTGATGGTGTGCTGGACGTGTGCCTGGCCAATGCCTCGTTCCAGATCCGCTTCGACCCGGACCGTATCGCGCCGCAGGCGCTGCTTGAAGCGGTGCAAGGTGCCGAAGCCCAGGCTGTGGCCGAGCGTTCGTTGCAGACGCGGATCATCGAGATCCCGGTGCTGTACAACGACCCCTGGACCCATGAGACCCTGATGCGTTTCCGTGACCGCCACCAAGACCCGGCCAGCACGGACCTGGAGTACGCGGCGCGCATAAACGGGCTGGCGGATGTCGATGCTTTTATCGCCGCCCACAGTGGTGCGCCGTGGTTTGTGTCGATGGTCGGCTTCGTGGCTGGCCTGCCCTTCATGTTCCAGATGGTCGAGCGTGATCGGCAGCTGCAGGTACCCAAATACCTGCGCCCGCGTACTGACACGCCCAAGCTTACCCTGGGCCATGGCGGTTGCTTCGGTTGCATCTACTCGGTGCGTGGGGCGGGGGGCTACCAGATGTTCGGCGTCACCCCGGCACCGATCTACGACCCTGGGCAAACACTGAACTACCTGAAGGCGCACATGGTGTTTTTCCGCCCGGGTGACATCGTGCAGTTCAAGCCCATTGATCGCCGGGCCTACGACCAGGCAGTGGCAGATGTGGAAGAGGGCCGTTTCGACTTGCGTATTCGCCCGGTCGAGTTCTCCCTGGATGCCTTCCTTGCCGACCCGGTCGGTTACCCCAAGTCGCTGCAGGAGGTACTGGCATGA